The following proteins are encoded in a genomic region of Brachypodium distachyon strain Bd21 chromosome 1, Brachypodium_distachyon_v3.0, whole genome shotgun sequence:
- the LOC104581502 gene encoding uncharacterized protein LOC104581502 gives MRIRRCASRLVLGSAYDFAAAPDPAPRFELPPPPPARATPPADESHAGGGSFAAEAPSSGLLCELSLSPWDLMSQLDLSDPQEKEFFMLTYFVSVPFRASWLLPTNMPVSFIKEEVEEEQENAVAVDMVDEVNVRPPNKVARKMARKQILAKEGKNAREQKKKAKLETEEDNGLAAREPELWKCKKNDGKRWFCHRTVNKPNSYCLYHSDRKRAAPPLLPAASKTSWSSKLRKKKAVVDACEGFYYYAGFGPSRSKRHLTGSTLQDIPLADEQQDHSPPTEQQEKAPAAEDHAAPTPGEKAQTDAADYQAAADIDEPKCDDMGWIAGCDEESSDDAFGFNDEPRAVSVDGDIKRKSPVKKRWRKPVKARSLKSLM, from the exons ATGCGGATCCGCAGATGCGCCTCCCGCCTGGTGCTCGGTTCCGCCTACGACTTCGCCGCGGCCCCCGACCCGGCGCCCCGATTCGAGctcccgcccccgccgccagcgAGGGCCACCCCCCCCGCCGACGAATCCCACGCTGGGGGCGGAAGCTTCGCGGCTGAGGCTCCCAGCTCTGGGCTGCTCTGCGAGCTCAGCCTGTCGCCATGGGACCTCATGAGCCAGCTCGACCTCTCGGATCCCCAG GAGAAGGAATTCTTCATGCTGACTTACTTCGTCAGTGTCCCATTCCGGGCTAGCTGGCTCCTCCCAACCAACATGCCTGTCTCCTTCATcaaggaggaggtcgaggaggagcaggagaacGCAGTAGCTGTAGATATGGTTGACGAGGTCAACGTCAGACCGCCGAATAAGGTTGCCAGGAAGATGGCTCGGAAACAGATTTTGGCAAAGGAGGGCAAGAATGCGAGggagcaaaagaagaaggcaaagCTTGAGACTGAAGAAGACAACGGTCTTGCTGCCAGAGAACCAGAACTCTGGAAGTGCAAGAAGAACGATGGCAAGAGGTGGTTCTGCCACCGGACAGTGAACAAGCCCAACTCGTACTGCTTGTACCACAGTGATCGCAAGCGTGCGGCACCACCACTTTTGCCAGCAGCCTCCAAGACCTCCTGGAGCTCAAAGCTGCGTAAGAAGAAGGCTGTCGTCGACGCATGCGAGGGGTTCTACTATTATGCCGGGTTCGGACCATCCCGCAGCAAGAGGCACTTGACAGGCAGCACCCTGCAGGATATTCCACTTGCTGATGAACAGCAGGATCATTCTCCACCTACTGAACAACAAGAGAAGGCACCAGCTGCTGAAGATCATGCTGCTCCTACACCTGGTGAGAAAGCCCAAACTGATGCTGCAGACTACCAAGCGGCAGCAGACATTGATGAGCCTAAATGCGATGACATGGGTTGGATTGCCGGCTGCGACGAGGAGAGCAGCGACGACGCATTCGGCTTCAACGATGAACCCCGAGCGGTCAGTGTTGATGGTGATATCAAGAGGAAGAGCCCAGTGAAGAAGAGGTGGAGGAAGCCTGTGAAAGCCCGGTCGCTCAAGTCATTGATGTAA
- the LOC100824552 gene encoding uncharacterized protein LOC100824552, which produces MRIRRCASRLVLGSAYDFAAAPDPAPRFELPPPPPARASPSADESHTGGGSFAAEAPSSGLLCELSLSPWDLMSQLDLSDPQEKEFFMLTYFVSVPFRASWLLPTNMPVSFIKEEVEEEQENAVAVDMVDGVNVTPPNKVAKKMAGKRILAKEDKNAREPRKKAKLKTEQDNGVAARQPELWTCKKNDGKRWFCPQPVNKPNSYCLYHTDRKRAAPPVSSAASKTFWSSKLRKKKAVVDTCEGFYYYAGFGPSRSKRHLAGSALQDMPLADEQQDQSPPTEQQEKAPAEDHAAPAPGEKAQTDAADYQAAAHIDEPKCDDMGWIAGCDEESSDDAFGFNGEPRVVSVHGDVKRKSPMKKRWRKPVKARSLKSLM; this is translated from the exons ATGCGGATCCGCAGATGCGCCTCCCGCCTGGTGCTCGGCTCCGCCTACGACTTCGCCGCGGCACCCGACCCGGCACCCCGATTCGAGctcccgcccccgccgccagcgAGGGCCAGCCCCTCCGCCGACGAATCCCACACTGGGGGAGGAAGCTTCGCGGCTGAGGCTCCCAGCTctgggctgctgtgcgagctcaGCCTGTCGCCATGGGACCTCATGAGCCAGCTCGACCTCTCGGATCCCCAG GAGAAGGAATTCTTCATGCTGACTTACTTCGTCAGTGTCCCCTTCCGGGCTAGCTGGCTCCTCCCAACCAACATGCCTGTCTCCTTCATcaaggaggaggtcgaggaggagcaggagaacGCAGTAGCTGTAGATATGGTTGACGGGGTCAACGTCACACCGCCGAATAAGGTTGCCAAGAAGATGGCTGGGAAACGGATTTTGGCAAAGGAGGACAAGAATGCGAGGGAGCCAAGGAAGAAGGCAAAGCTTAAGACTGAACAAGATAACGGAGTGGCTGCCAGACAACCAGAACTCTGGACGTGCAAGAAGAACGATGGCAAGAGGTGGTTCTGCCCGCAGCCAGTGAACAAGCCCAATTCGTACTGCTTGTACCACACTGATCGCAAGCGTGCGGCACCACCAGTTTCGTCAGCAGCCTCCAAGACCTTCTGGAGCTCAAAGCTGCGTAAGAAAAAGGCCGTCGTCGACACATGCGAGGGGTTCTACTATTATGCCGGGTTCGGACCATCCCGCAGCAAGAGGCACTTGGCAGGCAGCGCCCTGCAAGATATGCCGCTTGCTGATGAACAACAAGATCAATCTCCACCTACTGAACAACAAGAGAAGGCACCAGCCGAAGATCATGCTGCTCCTGCCCCAGGTGAGAAAGCCCAAACTGATGCTGCAGACTACCAAGCGGCAGCACACATCGATGAACCTAAATGCGACGACATGGGTTGGATCGCCGGCTGCGATGAGGAGAGCAGCGACGACGCATTCGGCTTCAATGGTGAACCCCGAGTTGTCAGCGTTCATGGTGATGTCAAGAGGAAGAGCCCAATGAAGAAGAGGTGGAGGAAGCCTGTGAAAGCCCGGTCGCTCAAATCATTGATGTAA